A window of the Labrus mixtus chromosome 8, fLabMix1.1, whole genome shotgun sequence genome harbors these coding sequences:
- the LOC132978503 gene encoding uncharacterized protein LOC132978503 has protein sequence MEQLTVILFFSALIDFSYEELTPVKNEEFSSEGRTVTLSYSYPELSTSDYFFWYRQHPGKQPQLLVGHGASGTIGNALRSGLKISVEQKEINMNISSVALTDSAVYYCALRPTVTGNTTTLYKNLWREDNTILLQRSLMTEISLNQAVNIRPNSSPNLLILVLHLQRLISTNMEQLTIIFILTLLGNTLEDDITASSAEVFSSEGHSVTLSCKYSVKADNLQWYQQDPGSAPQFLLLISDTSDPTVVTAKPPHPRLTVKLNEERNRVDLQISSAALTDSAVYYCALRPTVTGNTTTLYKNLWREDNTILHNIH, from the exons aTTTCAGCTATGAAGAGCTCACTCCAGTTAAGAATGAAGAGTTCAGTTCAGAAGGCAGAACTGTTACTCTGTCATACAGTTACCCTGAACTGTCAACTAGTGATTATTTCTTCTGGTATCGACAACATCCaggaaaacaaccacagctcctTGTTGGTCACGGAGCTTCAGGAACGATAGGAAATGCACTTAGATCAGGATTAAAGATTTCAGTGGagcaaaaagaaatcaacatgaaCATCTCCTCTGttgcactgactgactctgctgtgtactactgtgctctgaggcccacagtgacaggaaacaccacaactctgtacaaaaacctctggagagaagacaacacaatactc ctgcAGAGGAGCCTGATGACAGAGATCTCTTTAAATCAAGCTGTGAACATCAGACCAAACAGCTCACCAAACTTACTCATACTTGTTCTTCACTTACAGCGTCTCATCTCTACAAACATGGAACAACTCACTATTATCTTCATTTTAACTCTCCtgg GTAACACCTTGGAGGATGATATTACTGCCAGCAGTGCTGAAGTGTTTTCATCAGAGGGTCACAGTGTTACTCTGTCCTGTAAATACTCAGTTAAAGCTGATAATCTCCAGTGGTATCAACAAGATCCTGGATCAGCTCCTCAGTTCCTTCTCCTGATCAGCGACACTTCAGATCCAACTGTAGTGACAGCAAAACCTCCACACCCTCGACTGACTGTGAAACTGAATGAGGAGAGAAACCGTGTGGATCTacagatctcctctgctgcactgactgactctgctgtgtactactgtgctctgaggcccacagtgacaggaaacaccacaactctgtacaaaaacctctggagagaagacaacacaatactccacaacatccactag